The following is a genomic window from Coleofasciculaceae cyanobacterium.
AGCTAGTTTCGATGGCATTTTTGATTGACCCAGATCAGCCTGTGATTTGGCGCGGTCCAATGCTTAACGGTATTATTCGGCAGTTTCTTTATCAGGTAGAGTGGGGCGAACTAGATTACTTAATCGTCGATATGCCTCCTGGTACAGGAGATGCTCAATTAACTATGGCTCAGGCTGTCCCAATGGCAGGGGCAGTAATAGTGACAACGCCTCAGACTGTATCTTTGATAGATGCTCGTCGTGGTTTAAAAATGTTCCAGCAGTTAGGCGTAAATGTACTAGGAATTGTCGAGAACATGAGCTATTTTATACCCCCCGATCGACCAGAAAAAAGCTATGACTTGTTTGGTTCTGGTGGTGGCGAAAAAACTGCTAGAGAATTGGATATTCCTCTATTAGGCTGCGTTCCTTTAGAAATTGCCTTGAGAGAGGGGGGCGATAACGGGATTCCCATTGTAGTTGCCCAGCCTGAGTCGGCTTCTGCTAAAGCTTTAGTGGCGATCGCCGAACAAATTGCTGCTAAAGTCTCGATCGCTGCCTTTGCATAAAGGGATTTTTTGTATTCATCCGTTATCGAATACAGTTCCCACTTCCAGGCGCATTCCATTAACAAAGTCCCAACCAGACTGAGCGCGTTTTCCCGCAAGCTGGACTTGTTTGAGGAGTAATAATTCTGAACCTGTTTGCACTACCGCACCCTGGTTCTTAATATTACTAACTATTTCTCCAGGTTTACCCGTAAGAGAGCATAATTCTGGATATTGCTGCTTTAGGCTGCTATATTCTTCTGGCAAGCTGTCGATAGTATTTTTGGTAATTGGAACTGTAGCAATAATCTTTAGTCTTTTAGCTTCTAACGTAGCAAAACAGTTGGGGAAAAAACCGCGCACCTGATTATGTATGGCGATCGCACTTTTGGACCAGTCGAGCGCAAAGTCAGATCCTGCGATCAGTCTGGCGTAAGTAGCCTGGCTATCATCTTGAGGAATAGGGGTAATTGCTTGTTCTAGTTTAAATAAAGTTTCTAATAATAAATCTGCCCCTTGGCCGGCAAGAGTCACGGCTAAATCGTGAGCATTATCCAGCAGTCCAATTTCTGTTTCGGCTTTGAGCAACATATCTCCCGTATCCATGCCCACATCCATTAACATCGTGGTAATTCCCGTAGTGCGATCGCCATTAACAATACTCCATTGAATTGGCGCAGCACCACGATAGCTTGGTAGCAAAGAACCATGAACGTTAATACATCCTAGTTTGGGCATATTCAAAATTTCAGCGGAGAGAATTTGCCCATAAGCTACAACTACGAAAAAGTCGGCTTCAGCAGCTTTAAGCCGATCCAGCGTTGGTCGATCTTTTTTAATTCTTTTAGGTTGCCAGACAGGTAAATTATGCTCTAGTGCTAGCTGTTTTACTGCCGAAGGTAGAGTTTTATTACCTCTACCTCTTCTCTTATCAGGTTGAGTTACCACCGCTACAACTTCAATGTCAGATTCCAGCAGTTTGATTAGAGTCGGAACAGCAAACTGAGGAGTACCAAAAAAAACTATTTTCATCTACTGAGTAATTTGGTGAAAGTTGTGAAATTGTCTGCCATATTGCAGTCAACTAAAGCGTTAATCAATTAGGCTAACTGCTTGAATTGGCTGTTCAATTTCTGCTTGATAAACTGGCAGTTCAAACCAGAAGGTAGTCCCGACACCTACTTCGCTGTCGATATAAACTCTGCTATTGTGCTTCTCGATAATATTACGCACGATGGAAAGACCTAAACCAGTACCTTCTAAAGTATGAACTCGATTTTCTACTCGAAAGAAACGTTCAAAGATAGCTTCTTTATCTTCGGTGGAAATGCCAATTCCCGTATCAGCCACTTCTATTTTTACGGCTAGCTGATTTAAAGTATTAGATTGTGCTGGGGTTTGGTAGGCACGAACGGTAACCTTACCTCCTGAATTAGTAAATTTCAGGCTGTTTCCTACCAAATTCGTCAAAACCTGTAGTATCAGATCGTAATTACCTAATACCAAGGGTAAATTAGGCTCTAATTCCTGATATAGTTCAATTCCTTTGTCTTTGGCGTTTAATTGACAGGTTCTTAAAGTCTGTTCGATTGGTTGATTTAAATCGACCTGACTCAAATTATAAGTGCGGGATGATTCTAAACGAGATAAATCTAAAACGTCATTGACTAAACGAGTCAGACGATCTGTCTCATGGTTAGCCGTATCTAAAAATTCTCGACGCTGAACTTGGGTTAGATCTTCACCATACTCTGATAACGTTTCAATGAAAGATTTAATGTTAAATAGAGGTGTCCTTAGTTCGTGGGAAACATTGCTAATGAACTGGCTTTTAGCTTCATTTAGTTCTACTTCACGGGTAATATCCTGAATCGTCATGGCAATTCCTTTGATATTGGCGCTACCACCATCCAAAACCCGACTTAACAAAACGCGGATAGTTCTAGGTATAGGTCGGTGAAGAGTAATGCGAAATTCATCGCGATCGCTAAAATGATGTCGTTCAGATTCGGCTAAAGCTAATTCTGATTTATTCTTTTCTAGTTCAACTTTTCTCTCAATCATCTGATAAAGAGGCTTAGTTAATTTAGTGGTTAACTCTGAGGGAAGGCGATGCAGCACATTATCGCCGATCGCATCTTCTGACCAACCAAAAATACTTTTAGCGGTAGGGTTGACCAGAATAATCTGCATATTAGGATCGATTAGTACCGCACCATCAGCGATCGTCGAAACTAAAGTTTCTAGCTTAGCTTTTTCGGCAGTTATTTCTTCAATGTTTTGCTCTTCATAGTTTTCTAGCTTTTCTGCCATCAAATTAAAGCTAGCGATTAATTCACCCAATTCCCCCCGCAGAGGCAGATCGATTCTCTGTTTAAAATTTTTAGCGGCAATATTTTTTACTCCCACCAAAAGTTCTTTAATCGGTCTGGTGATCATTAGAGCATTGAAGACGTTACCCAGGATTACCATAGCCCAGATAGTAATAAACACGGCGATAGTTACATCTCGCGTTAGATTTGATGATGCCACGATCGTTGGGTTGGGATTGATTCCCACTGCCAGTACCCCTAAATACTGACTATCTTGACGCAGAGGAACAAAAACATCTGTAACTTGCCCGTTAGGGGTCTGGTGCTGTCGGATAAAGGGCAAATCGCTGTTTTGAGCGTAGTCTTCAGGTAGCTTGATTCGACGTTTAATCGTCAGCGTGTTTTGATTTTCTGCCTGAGAATAGGGAATGCCAAAAAAGATATTACCTGAGCGATCGGCATAGATCAAATAGCGGATGCTAGAGGTGCTGCGATAGAAACGAGTCGAGAAATCAGCTAGACCCTGCATATCATTTTCCGCAACCAAAGGGGCAGCATTAGAAGCAATCAAAATACTGAGATCGCTGCCAAAACGTGTGTCGTTAATATTAGATTCTAATTGAATCGTATTAACTGCCCAAAAAGTCAAACTACTCATAATCAATGAAACAACCAGAGTAGCGGCAGCCATAAGTTTTGTCTGGAGGGTAAATTCCGACCACCAGAGGGCAATAATTTTTTTAATTTTGGCAATAAAGGTCAGCAATTTATTCAACAGTAATAATAAATATTAAGTTGCCTGAATTATAGTTTACCAACTGTGTAACAAACTATTGAGTAAATCTGATGATTTGATACTAATTAATGCTAATTAATTCTAATTTTATCTATACTTATGTCCAATATCACGACGGTAATACATTCCTTCAAACTGCACAGATTTTACTGCATCATAGGCGATCGCTACTGCCTGGGCAAAATTATCCCCTATGGCAGTGACACCCAACACTCTTCCACCATCGGTAACTAAGCGATCTTGCTGTAATTTTGTTCCTGCCTGAAATATAATTACTCCTTCTTGGTTAACTTCATTTATACCAGCGATCGCCTTCCCTTTTTCGTAGGCATCAGGATAACCACCAGAAGCAGCCACTACACATACAGCACTTCCAGCTTTCCAGCTTAGAGGCGGTAGTTGCTCTAATCTTTGTTCGACACAGGCAAGCAAAATTTCGTCTAAAGGAGTATTCAGTAGGGGTAAAACCACCTGAGTTTCAGGATCGCCAAAGCGACAGTTAAATTCAATTACTTTGGGATCGCCTGAGGGAGTAATAATTAAACCTGCATATAATACTCCTCGATAATCGATGTTTCTCTGATTTAGAGCTTCTAGGGTAGGCTGCAATATTTCTTGTTCGATTCTGGTCATCAATTCTGCTGTGACCAAAGGCACGGGTGAGTATGCTCCCATGCCTCCAGTGTTTTTCCCCGTGTCTCCTTCGCCAATGCGTTTGTGATCTTGGGCAGGAGATAAAGAACGAATAGTTTTACCGTCGGCGATCGCTAATACTGATACTTCCGCTCCAGTTAAAAATTCTTCAACTACTATTTTGCCAGAATCTTTACCCAGTAATTCATCTACCGCGGCGATCGCCTCTTCCAGAGTAGCCGCCACAATAACTCCTTTACCCGCAGCCAACCCATCAGCCTTAACTACAATCGGCGCACCAACTTGTTGAATATATTCTTTAGCAGTAACCGCATTGGTAAAAGTCTGAGAGACTGCGGTGGGAATATTTGCCTGGGTCATAATCTCTTTTGCCCAAGACTTGCTAGATTCAATTCTCGCTCCTGACTTAGTAGGACCAAATACAGCAATGTCGCGCTGGCGTAGATAATCAACAATTCCTAGCGACAAGGGAACTTCTGGACCGATCGCAACCAAAGAAATTTGATTTTCTAATACCGCCCGAGCAATTCCCGCAAAATCATCTACAGCCAAGGGCAGGTTTTGGCAGTTTTTCAGCGTGGCAGTACCGCCATTGCCAGGAGTACAGATAACCTGTTCTACGTTAGGAGATTGTAATAACGTCCAAGCTAAGGCGTGTTCTCTACCCCCGTTGCCAACTACTAATACTTTCATGATCTAGATAACTACTTTGCCGGTTTGTAATTATCTCATGACTGTTGATGCTTAATTGCTAATTGTTGAAAAAGTTGAGCTACTTGGTTTAAGTCTTTATCACCAGGCGATCGCTCTACGCCACTAGAAAGGTCAATTCCGTCTGGCTGGAGACATGCTAAGGCATCGGTGACGTTATTTGGAGTTAATCCTCCTGCCAACATCCAGGGCAGAGCTGGTTTGTACTGAGCCAAATTTTGCCAGTTAATAGTTTTCCCTGTACCACCGAGCATTTGGGGCTGATATGCGTCTAGCAAAAGAGTATCTACGCAATTTGAATAAGCAGTGGTTTCGGCTAGAGATGCGGCAGATTTAATCCGAAACGCTTTAATTAATTCAACTTCTGGAGCGATCGCCAGACGTAACTGAAGGCAAAAATCAGGAGATTCTGCACCGTGAAGCTGGATTGCGGTGAGATTGGCTTTAATTACTACTGAGGTTATTTTTGCCAGGGAATGATTAGCAAACACACCTACCTTGTCGGTATGAGATGGCAAATGCTCGGCGATCGCTCTGATTTTATCTGGAGTAAGATAACGAGGTGACTGCTCGACACAGATAAAACCAATACTGTCTGCCCCTAGTGCAGCAATTTTCTGACCCTGCTTAATTTGGGTAATTCCGCATATTTTAACTCGCATTGGTTCTATAACTCCTGAATAAAGGTTTTTTTTTGCAAAACTTTGGACTACTGTTAATTATTTAGAAGAAACGCGGTTTTGCACAGAGAGATTTTTATAATTCCTATAAACAAAACCATTGGCAAAAAATATTTAAAGAGCAAGAGAGTAGAGATTTATCATGATATCTAATTTTATTTTTGCAGTTCAGTACACTCCTTCCACCATTGACTGGAATCCTACCGTAGCCATAATCATGATTATGGCTAATCTGTTTTGCATAGTTGTCGGTCGTTATGCAATTCAAAATTCAGGACAGGGTCCTGATTTGCCCGTTCCCAAACCAGAAGTATGGGATAATTTTGGCGTTCCTGAATTATTAGCAACTACGAGTTTGGGACATATATTGGGAGCAGGAATTATTTTAGGATTAGGCAATGCAGGGGTTTTGTAGTAGTGAACCACGGACAATGGACTTCTGGCACGAATCATAAATCTTGGTTAAGTCAGAAGTCAGGAGTCAGGAGTCAGGAATTAAAAACTATCATCGAAAAAGTATTATTTATGCAAGAGGTCTAATGGAACAATATCTAATAATCAATTTTGTTGATTAAATTTCCATTTTAATAAACTAGGATCTAAAAATTTCACCAGTCTTAAGGGGAATTTGCTGTTGCTAATCACTGCTCCATATTCAGCATTAAGATAATCAGCGTAAACTGGTTGCTCTGTAATGTACGTACCAAAAAAAGCCAAGCCCAACTGTTGAACATAGTTTTGGGCTATTTTTGGACTAGGCCCGATCGCCTGTGTGGGTACGGGTATGCTACCAGCGGATTCATTTAGGGTAGAAAAATGTGTCCCGCCTTTAAGCAGCACCAAATACTTCTCGGTGCTAGTGAGCCAGGTAAAAGGAATAATTTGCTCGGGTAATGCAGGGGTAATCGGGTCAGCACTGCCCGAGATGAACATTACTGGGATATCAATCTCACTTAAGTTCTCTTGACCAAATACAGAGCTAACCAAAGGGTTAATCGCGATCGCTGCTTTAATTCGTTCGTCTTTTAATTCAGCTGGACTAATTCTAGCTGGTAGCTGTAATGCCAGGCATTGAATCAGCAAAGATAAATTCCAAGAGTTGTCTAGATCGGGGCAATCACGTTCGAGTGTATGCCAATTTAATTCTGCCCCTGCTAGTG
Proteins encoded in this region:
- a CDS encoding Mrp/NBP35 family ATP-binding protein; amino-acid sequence: MLNTKSVLEVLRPVQDPELQKSLVELNMIRNVTVDGGKVSFTLVLTTPACPLREFIVEDCQTAVKTLSGVETVEVEVTAETPQQKSLPDRTSVPGIKNIIAISSGKGGVGKSSVAANVAVALAAKGSKVGLLDADIYGPNAPNMFGLSDAKIAVKQGSSGEILEPAFNHGVKLVSMAFLIDPDQPVIWRGPMLNGIIRQFLYQVEWGELDYLIVDMPPGTGDAQLTMAQAVPMAGAVIVTTPQTVSLIDARRGLKMFQQLGVNVLGIVENMSYFIPPDRPEKSYDLFGSGGGEKTARELDIPLLGCVPLEIALREGGDNGIPIVVAQPESASAKALVAIAEQIAAKVSIAAFA
- the psaK gene encoding photosystem I reaction center subunit PsaK, which produces MISNFIFAVQYTPSTIDWNPTVAIIMIMANLFCIVVGRYAIQNSGQGPDLPVPKPEVWDNFGVPELLATTSLGHILGAGIILGLGNAGVL
- the purD gene encoding phosphoribosylamine--glycine ligase, giving the protein MKVLVVGNGGREHALAWTLLQSPNVEQVICTPGNGGTATLKNCQNLPLAVDDFAGIARAVLENQISLVAIGPEVPLSLGIVDYLRQRDIAVFGPTKSGARIESSKSWAKEIMTQANIPTAVSQTFTNAVTAKEYIQQVGAPIVVKADGLAAGKGVIVAATLEEAIAAVDELLGKDSGKIVVEEFLTGAEVSVLAIADGKTIRSLSPAQDHKRIGEGDTGKNTGGMGAYSPVPLVTAELMTRIEQEILQPTLEALNQRNIDYRGVLYAGLIITPSGDPKVIEFNCRFGDPETQVVLPLLNTPLDEILLACVEQRLEQLPPLSWKAGSAVCVVAASGGYPDAYEKGKAIAGINEVNQEGVIIFQAGTKLQQDRLVTDGGRVLGVTAIGDNFAQAVAIAYDAVKSVQFEGMYYRRDIGHKYR
- a CDS encoding phosphoribosylanthranilate isomerase, whose amino-acid sequence is MRVKICGITQIKQGQKIAALGADSIGFICVEQSPRYLTPDKIRAIAEHLPSHTDKVGVFANHSLAKITSVVIKANLTAIQLHGAESPDFCLQLRLAIAPEVELIKAFRIKSAASLAETTAYSNCVDTLLLDAYQPQMLGGTGKTINWQNLAQYKPALPWMLAGGLTPNNVTDALACLQPDGIDLSSGVERSPGDKDLNQVAQLFQQLAIKHQQS
- the fmt gene encoding methionyl-tRNA formyltransferase, coding for MKIVFFGTPQFAVPTLIKLLESDIEVVAVVTQPDKRRGRGNKTLPSAVKQLALEHNLPVWQPKRIKKDRPTLDRLKAAEADFFVVVAYGQILSAEILNMPKLGCINVHGSLLPSYRGAAPIQWSIVNGDRTTGITTMLMDVGMDTGDMLLKAETEIGLLDNAHDLAVTLAGQGADLLLETLFKLEQAITPIPQDDSQATYARLIAGSDFALDWSKSAIAIHNQVRGFFPNCFATLEAKRLKIIATVPITKNTIDSLPEEYSSLKQQYPELCSLTGKPGEIVSNIKNQGAVVQTGSELLLLKQVQLAGKRAQSGWDFVNGMRLEVGTVFDNG
- a CDS encoding ATP-binding protein, yielding MNKLLTFIAKIKKIIALWWSEFTLQTKLMAAATLVVSLIMSSLTFWAVNTIQLESNINDTRFGSDLSILIASNAAPLVAENDMQGLADFSTRFYRSTSSIRYLIYADRSGNIFFGIPYSQAENQNTLTIKRRIKLPEDYAQNSDLPFIRQHQTPNGQVTDVFVPLRQDSQYLGVLAVGINPNPTIVASSNLTRDVTIAVFITIWAMVILGNVFNALMITRPIKELLVGVKNIAAKNFKQRIDLPLRGELGELIASFNLMAEKLENYEEQNIEEITAEKAKLETLVSTIADGAVLIDPNMQIILVNPTAKSIFGWSEDAIGDNVLHRLPSELTTKLTKPLYQMIERKVELEKNKSELALAESERHHFSDRDEFRITLHRPIPRTIRVLLSRVLDGGSANIKGIAMTIQDITREVELNEAKSQFISNVSHELRTPLFNIKSFIETLSEYGEDLTQVQRREFLDTANHETDRLTRLVNDVLDLSRLESSRTYNLSQVDLNQPIEQTLRTCQLNAKDKGIELYQELEPNLPLVLGNYDLILQVLTNLVGNSLKFTNSGGKVTVRAYQTPAQSNTLNQLAVKIEVADTGIGISTEDKEAIFERFFRVENRVHTLEGTGLGLSIVRNIIEKHNSRVYIDSEVGVGTTFWFELPVYQAEIEQPIQAVSLID